In the genome of Populus trichocarpa isolate Nisqually-1 chromosome 6, P.trichocarpa_v4.1, whole genome shotgun sequence, one region contains:
- the LOC18100640 gene encoding LRR receptor-like serine/threonine-protein kinase ERECTA, giving the protein MAFRLELVLFALLLSLVVDSVHSDDGATLLEIKKSFRDVDNVLYDWTDSPSSDYCVWRGVICDNVTYNVIALNLSGLNLEGEISPAIGNLKDLTSIDLKGNRLSGQIPDEMGDCSSLQDLDLSFNEINGDIPFSISKLKQLELLVLKNNQLIGPIPLTLSQIPNLKVLDLAQNRLSGEIPRLLYWNEVLQYLGLRGNNLVGALSPDMCQLTGLWFFDVKNNSLTGKIPENIGNCTSFQVLDLSFNQLTGEIPFNIGFLQIATLSLQGNQLTGKIPPVIGLMQALAVLDLSCNMLSGPIPPILGNLTYTEKLYLHGNQLTGSIPPELGNMTKLHYLELNDNQLIGNIPPELGKLTDLYDLNVANNHLEGPIPDNLSSCTNLNSLNVHGNNLNGTIPRALRRLESMTNLNLSSNNIQGPIPIELSRISNLDTLDISNNKISGSIPSSLGYLEHLLKLNLSRNQLTGFIPAEFGNLRSVMEIDLSDNHLSGLIPQELSQIQNMFLLRLENNNLSGDVISLINCLSLSVLNVSYNNLAGVIPTSNNFSRFSPDSFIGNPGLCGYWLNSPCHDSHPAERATISKAAILGIALGALVILLMILVAACRPHNPAPFPDGSLDKPVSYSTPKLVILHMNMALHVYEDIMRMTENLSEKYIIGHGASSTVYKCVLKNCRPVAIKRLYSHYPQCLKEFETELETVGSIKHRNLVSLQGYSLSPSGNLLFYDYMENGSLWDHFHGPMKKKKLDWDTRLRIALGAAQGLAYLHHDCSPRIIHRDVKSSNILLDKDFEPHLTDFGIAKRLCVSKSHTSTYIMGTIGYIDPEYARTSRLTEKSDVYSYGIVLLELLTGRKAVDNECNLHHLILSKTANNEVMETVDPEITATCKDLGAVKKVFQLALLCTKRQPTDRPTMHEVTRVLGSLVPLITPPKQCTQAPPAPLPSAKVPCYIDEYANIKSPHILNCPSMSTSDAQLFLKFGEVISQNSQ; this is encoded by the exons ATGGCATTTCGTTTGGAACTTGTCCTTTTtgctcttcttctctctttggtTGTTGATTCTGTGCATTCTGATGATG GAGCTACGTTATTGGAGATAAAGAAATCATTCAGGGATGTGGATAATGTTCTGTATGACTGGACAGACTCCCCATCTTCTGATTATTGTGTTTGGAGAGGGGTCATCTGCGATAATGTCACCTACAATGTCATTGCACT TAATCTATCAGGTTTGAATCTTGAAGGGGAGATATCACCTGCAATTGGAAATCTCAAAGACCTGACCTCCAT TGATCTCAAAGGAAATCGTCTCTCTGGCCAGATACCTGATGAGATGGGTGACTGCTCTTCTTTACAAGACTT GGACCTCTCGTTTAATGAGATAAATGGAGATATACCATTTTCAATTTCCAAGTTGAAGCAACTTGAATTACT AgtcttgaaaaataatcaattgatCGGACCAATTCCATTGACTCTGTCACAGATTCCAAACTTAAAAGTTTT AGACCTGGCGCAGAACAGACTCAGTGGGGAAATACCAAGACTTCTTTACTGGAACGAAGTTTTGCAGTATCT TGGCTTGCGAGGAAATAATTTGGTGGGTGCTCTCTCTCCTGATATGTGCCAGTTAACGGGGCTGTGGTTCTT TGATGTAAAAAACAACAGTTTGACCGGCAAAATTCCTGAGAATATAGGCAACTGTACTTCCTTTCAGGTCTT GGACTTGTCCTTCAACCAGCTAACAGGAGAGATTccattcaacattggatttttGCAGATAGCTACATT ATCATTGCAAGGAAATCAACTGACGGGGAAGATTCCACCAGTGATTGGTCTGATGCAGGCACTTGCTGTATT AGATTTAAGCTGCAACATGCTAAGTGGACCAATTCCTCCTATATTGGGAAATTTAACGTACACAGAGAAATT GTATTTGCATGGTAACCAGCTGACTGGATCCATCCCCCCTGAGCTTGGGAATATGACAAAGCTTCATTACCT GGAATTGAATGATAATCAACTCATAGGGAACATCCCACCAGAGCTTGGAAAGCTCACTGATTTATATGATCT AAATGTCGCCAACAACCACCTTGAAGGGCCTATTCCTGATAATCTTAGCTCATGCACAAATCTCAATAGCCT CAATGTGCATGGAAACAATTTGAATGGAACCATTCCACGTGCTCTGCGAAGGCTCGAGAGTATGACAAACCT AAATCTCTCTAGCAACAATATTCAAGGTCCTATTCCTATTGAATTATCTCGAATTAGTAATCTGGATACTTT GGACATTTCCAATAACAAAATTAGTGGATCCATTCCTTCTTCCCTTGGTTACTTGGAGCATCTTCTGAAGCT TAATCTTAGTAGAAATCAACTAACAGGTTTTATTCCAGCTGAGTTCGGAAACCTGAGAAGTGTCATGGAGAT AGACCTTTCAGATAATCATCTCTCAGGATTGATTCCACAGGAATTAAGTCAAattcaaaacatgtttttatt GAGGCTGGAAAACAATAATCTCTCCGGCGATGTAATATCTCTAATCAACTGCCTCAGTTTAAGTGTCTT AAATGTATCCTATAACAACCTAGCTGGTGTTATTCCTACAAGCAACAACTTTTCAAGGTTTTCACCTGACAG TTTCATTGGAAACCCGGGTCTTTGTGGCTATTGGCTCAACTCTCCATGCCATGATTCCCATCCAGCAGAGCGAG CCACAATTTCTAAAGCAGCAATACTGGGGATTGCTTTGGGTGCCCTTGTAATTCTTCTCATGATCTTAGTAGCAGCATGTCGGCCACATAATCCAGCACCTTTCCCAGATGGATCACTTGACAAACCAG TTAGTTATTCAACACCAAAGTTGGTGATCCTTCACATGAATATGGCACTCCATGTGTACGAGGATATTATGAGGATGACTGAGAATTTGAGTGAGAAGTACATAATTGGTCATGGTGCATCAAGCACTGTTTACAAATGCGTCCTGAAAAATTGCAGGCCAGTGGCTATTAAGAGGCTCTATTCACATTATCCCCAATGCTTGAAGGAATTTGAGACAGAATTGGAGACAGTAGGGAGCATCAAGCATCGGAATCTGGTCAGCCTTCAAGGATATTCCCTGTCACCTTCCGGGAACCTTCTTTTCTATGATTATATGGAAAATGGCAGTCTATGGGATCATTTTCATG GCcccatgaagaagaaaaagctTGACTGGGATACTCGCCTCCGGATAGCACTTGGAGCAGCTCAAGGGCTAGCATATCTACACCATGATTGTAGTCCTCGCATCATTCACAGGGATGTGAAGTCATCAAACATTCTACTGGACAAAGATTTCGAGCCCCATCTCACTGATTTTGGGATTGCTAAGCGCTTATGCGTGTCAAAATCCCATACTTCTACCTACATAATGGGAACGATTGGCTATATAGACCCTGAGTATGCCCGCACTTCACGTCTCACTGAAAAGTCTGATGTGTACAGTTATGGGATTGTTCTACTTGAGTTGCTAACTGGAAGGAAAGCAGTTGACAATGAATGCAATCTTCATCATCTG ATTCTGTCCAAGACAGCTAACAATGAGGTCATGGAAACTGTTGATCCTGAGATCACTGCCACATGTAAAGATCTTGGAGCAGTAAAGAAGGTTTTTCAACTTGCCCTCCTATGCACCAAGAGACAGCCAACAGATCGGCCGACTATGCACGAAGTGACACGCGTCCTGGGGAGCCTTGTGCCACTCATCACACCACCCAAACAATGCACCCAAGCTCCACCTGCCCCACTCCCATCTGCGAAAGTCCCATGCTATATCGATGAGTATGCGAATATCAAGTCTCCACACATTTTGAATTGTCCCTCCATGAGCACTTCAGATGCCCAACTCTTCCTAAAGTTTGGTGAGGTAATATCCCAGAACAGTCAATGA